In Osmerus mordax isolate fOsmMor3 chromosome 23, fOsmMor3.pri, whole genome shotgun sequence, one DNA window encodes the following:
- the LOC136967848 gene encoding LOW QUALITY PROTEIN: coagulation factor XIII A chain-like (The sequence of the model RefSeq protein was modified relative to this genomic sequence to represent the inferred CDS: inserted 2 bases in 2 codons; deleted 1 base in 1 codon; added 39 bases not found in genome assembly), which yields MSDPEPATIPEPSTRPPPVSHRGXSAAPVANSNSADDEVLEFEPFGLMPRGPPPLAEFLDVWDVNMLRRSDEVNKQRHXHHLYASDSLIVRRGQEFQVKITFDRAYKPDDDKFAIEFVIGSSPQFSKGTYMPVFPGGDRQGTWTGRVLDSADNVVTMGVTPAPDCIVGKYSLFVAVVTPYGIRRTRREESRNVYVLFNPWVSGDAVFLEDEAERKECILEEDGIIYHGSFDDVSERLWNYGQFDYGGPGCCLYIMDRSEMPITNRGDAIKVARKASAMMNSRDDDGVLVGNWSGDYTYGVSPTSWTGSTEILLNYSGSRMPVCYAQCWVYAAVFNTFLRCLGIPSRVVTNFYSAHDNDGNLKTDIILDEAGRVDRARTRDSIWNYHCWNECFMTRPDLPAGFGGWQAVDATPQETSDGMYRCGPASVHAIKHGQICYPFDAAFVFAEVNSDVVFYSRSRDGTLTPVRVNSSHVGRTMMTKAAGSRDSRDITDHYKFPEGSEEERTVLEKAEEFGCNRESVVLPEADVVLELPPLEVRVGEDFDLTLQLSNRSEKPRVINGYVSGTVVYYTGVTSSEFLFKTPRMTLDPMQTKKEVVPVLYKDYQKHLVEQSNLHFIVTGKVKETGQIVTAMRVVALRNPEIIVQVSGLARVSEEMMVLLEFTNPFSFSLEDVYVRMEGPGVMLPKKKLYSLITAGQSITWTERFTPRRAGPTTLIASLDCAALRQVYGQAQLTIQP from the exons ATGTCTGACCCAGAGCCTGCCACCATTCCGGAACCCTCCACCCGCCCTCCCCCGGTGTCCCACCGAG GTAGCGCCGCTCCTGTGGCCAACTCTAACTCCGCCGACGATGAGGTGTTGGAGTTCGAGCCCTTTGGCCTGATGCCCCGGGGTCCCCCACCGCTCGCGG agTTCCTGGACGTGTGGGATGTCAACATGCTGCGGAGGTCAGACGAGGTCAACAAGCAGCGTC CACACCACCTGTACGCCAGCGACTCTCTCATCGTGCGCCGCGGGCAGGAGTTCCAGGTCAAGATCACCTTCGACCGGGCCTACAAGCCTGACGACGACAAGTTCGCTATCGAGTTTGTTATTG GGAGCAGTCCTCAGTTCAGCAAGGGTACCTACATGCCCGTGTTCCCCGGGGGGGATCGCCAGGGCACGTGGACGGGCCGCGTCCTGGACAGCGCCGACAACGTGGTCACCATGGGCGTCACGCCGGCACCAGACTGCATTGTGGGAAAGTACAGCTTGTTCGTGGCGGTGGTGACACCGTACGGGATCCGCcggaccaggagagaggagagcaggaacgtCTATGTCCTCTTCAACCCCTGGGT GAAGGAGTGCATCCTGGAGGAGGACGGGATCATCTACCACGGGTCCTTCGACGACGTGTCTGAGAGACTCTGGAACTACGGAcag TTTGACTACGGGGGTCCTGGATGCTGCCTGTACATCATG GACAGGTCAGAGATGCCCATCACCAACAGAGGAGACGCCATCAAGGTGGCCAGGAAGGCCTCGGCCATG atgAACTCCCGTGACGATGACGGTGTGCTGGTGGGGAACTGGAGCGGCGACTACACCTACGGGGTGTCTCCCACTTCCTGGACGGGCAGCACGGAGATCCTGCTCAACTACTCGGGCAGCAGGATGCCCGTGTGCTACGCGCAGTGCTGGGTCTACGCTGCCGTGTTCAACACCT tcctccgtTGCCTTGGCATCCCATCACGGGTGGTGACCAACTTCTACTCTGCCCACGACAACGACGGCAACCTGAAGACGGACATCATCCTGGACGAGGCCGGGAGGGTGGACCGCGCCCGCACCAGAGACTCCATCTG GAACTACCACTGCTGGAACGAGTGCTTCATGACCAGACCTGACCTCCCTGCAGGGTTTGGGGGCTGGCAGGCTGTGGACGCAACCCCCCAGGAGACCAGCGATG ggaTGTACCGGTGTGGCCCTGCATCAGTCCATGCCATCAAACATGGACAGATCTGCTACCCGTTTGATGCAGCATTTGTCTTTGCTGAG GTGAACAGCGACGTGGTGTTCTACTCCCGGAGCAGAGACGGAACCCTGACTCCGGTCAGGGTAAACTCCAGCCACGTGGGCCGCACGATGATGACCAAAGCTGCGGGCAGCAGGGACAGCCGTGACATCACCGACCATTACAAGTTCCCCGAGG GCAGCGAGGAGGAGCGCACCGTGCTGGAGAAGGCGGAGGAGTTCGGCTGCAACCGTGAGAGTGTGGTCCTGCCCGAGGCCGACGTGGTCCTGGAGCTGCCCCCCCTGGAGGTCAGGGTGGGCGAGGACTTTGACCTGACCCTGCAGCTCTCCAACAGGAGCGAGAAGCCGCGCGTCATCAACGGTTACGTCAGCGGGACCGTGGTGTACTACACCGGCGTCACCAGCTCGGAGTTCTTGTTCAAGACCCCCCGGATGACCCTTGACCCCATGCAGA CTAAGAAGGAGGTTGTGCCCGTCCTCTACAAGGACTACCAGAAACACCTGGTGGAGCAGTCCAACCTCCACTTCATCGTCACCGGGAAGGTCAAGGAGACCGGCCAGATCGTCACGGCGATGAGAGTGGTCGCTCTGCGCAACCCCGAGATCATTGTGCAG GTGTCTGGATTGGCCCGTGTCAGTGAGGAGATGATGGTGTTGTTGGAGTTCACCAACCCCTTCAGCTTCAGTCTGGAGGACGTGTACGTGCGCATGGAGGGGCCTGGAGTGATGCTCCCCAAAAAGAAACTCTACAG tctgaTCACAGCAGGCCAGTCCATTACATGGACGGAGCGGTTCACCCCCAGGAGAGCAGGACCCACCACCCTGATAGCCAGCCTGGACTGTGCTGCTCTCAGGCAGGTGTACGGCCAGGCTCAGCTCACCATCCAGCCCTGA
- the si:dkey-185m8.2 gene encoding LOW QUALITY PROTEIN: trichohyalin (The sequence of the model RefSeq protein was modified relative to this genomic sequence to represent the inferred CDS: deleted 1 base in 1 codon) codes for MEERGESAPSALRSNGDVSLQVAMETEGVPSPPHCSAPLPELRLVLLGRKGTGKSSVGNTILGGRGGFESGKPTEECVKRRVDVAGRRVTVVDTPGWEWYYPLNSTPCWVRRETLRSVTLCPPGPHVVLLVVRSCASVTEAYTSQIEEHLGDLGARVWDHTMLLFTRGDELGVVPMEQRIQAGIGAFQKLLQRCKNRYHILDNGSRGDGVQVKELMRKMEQLVEDNAGGHFGADLGLVGLEADGRRRARERRKKQRQMEGQTQRAAIRAALMSDGSQPPEWDSVQSFSKGSRRLPELRVVLLGERETGKSSTGNTILGGAAGVFQAGRATEECARGQAEVAQRLVTVVDAPGWEGGVAGPTPERVKREMVGSLSLCPPGPHALLLTLRVDTLVSAAPIRAHLELLGEGVWRHTMLLFTHGDQLREGVGIQQHIQGGGRDLQWLVEKCGGRYHVISNAGGGCGGADGDVAQVTGLLEKIEKMAAANRCEAFSTLVHEVSDLSRQRNEKLHQRLKEMGDKIARQETELKRVREREVKSSLFFRKKKATKSPGKPDPDREEEEEEERRTDGRPSDPAELEERTRWLTEDREREIQDLTEERDRMATALHQMGRERTEGGVRLREAEGERDELRDRVDEQQLKLIDLERRGLEREREKAEREADMTARLDEWRGEREAFRQRLETEETEKQGLREMVEGLKVKMEESELRCEERISRREEEMERKLMEKEREMEQLKLRQEKEIDGQRHEQQKEIERTREQYENEAERKVKEQEKEMKSKLDEKEKETERKVQENEAKMQTIKQRHEREIQEKHLEIENMKIHHETEMRKRLQKEQTRVEETKQHYETEMDRKEKQVQDMKKSHEKEKRKALEEKEKEFEGLQKSYVEEIDRKVREKDKELEDKLRERERESNRTVEEREDQVQATKREMESKLRQKEAEMDEERHKKEKEIRDAKQRHEKEMTEARKEKENELDMIKHRYEKEMGGRLREKDEEMEGVKLKREKERMGWLDEKENEMEAVKQHYEKERERSLQEKEEELESMKRLTDTKESEWRDEKRQLEERGEKEIRRLREVVQKTTEEIACSQDLVTSKELELKEIRERCANHIQEIERLKENNEKLTSEIVETRTESLDKEKKRDVETRKELQDKDEQLDAWKRTDAEREKEIALLQQTIKQTKADLENLTAKMEEQTTSMIQGYERELGRREEETKAVAEEKERAVGQLRLMEEECKGHVSEIAECYASSQRRVEDLENANAKMRDELGALRQAAGEHERSWEARWAEKESREFEIGELIRGHEEQVQGKAEEIQRLMQVLDAEVATLKLTNQAQLGEVERLREGERETEKELNEMRRRCDGGESGEGEEGGFLGKETGAEDGKREPDLTRGALTRRGCELRSKEEELVKREAELERRERELELQEEHRETREREREKTERELREREHGSKNREREELANGKEEFGNQRTDDRRRDVEGMQENLGHQREELGNREREVEEKEEELRKWQEDLERRETELEGRGKRELENGNEGVQNKRSEVNSSEKGLAKGASRSMTGDEPKCTNENHDSTDGYDLPEGCGVTSSSTEGGHVTYQEVGVLEVRGRRGESERDGNTADREDKSTITESSSALVSCELDRTKEEEEERQNSLDRKMKEKEMKEDELWREGDRERERANRGVEIGEEQRKEEREVIRNSSSRRDQRETNIDYIPGSELRLVLLGESWSSRYLAGCTILGRDASGPEGSTSRPWRGQVAGRQIRVVEPQGLRWRNGPDVTGVKPNQNILHCLSQSHPGPHALLLVIPAYLSFTRMYRSAVEQHVGLLGEDIWRRTIVLFTWGEALGESAAQHIMRSGDLTWLVEKCEGRYHVLNSKRQVSQTEELMERIEEMVLGIGKSKVGLNGVDKILL; via the exons atggaggagaggggtgaaagTGCCCCTTCCGCTCTGAGATCGAATGGGG ATGTCAGTCTGCAGGTCGCCATGGAGACAGAAGGTGTTCCTTCGCCACCGCACTGttccgcccccctccctgaacTCCGCTTGGTTCTGCTGGGCAGGAAAGGCACAGGCAAGAGCTCGGTGGGCAACACCATTctggga ggacggggggggttCGAGAGCGGCAAACCCACAGAGGAATGTGTGAAGAGGCGGGTGGATGTAGCAGGCAGGCGTGTCACCGTTGTGGACACCCCCGGGTGGGAGTGGTACTACCCACTCAACAGCACCCCCTGCTGGGTGCGTAGAGAGACCCTACGCAGTGTGACTTTGTGTCCTCCTGGCCCCCACGTTGTCCTGTTAGTGGTACGCTCCTGTGCCTCAGTCACAGAAGCGTACACCAGCCAGATAGAGGAGCACCTGGGGGATCTGGGAGCCCGGGTATGGGACCATACCATGTTGCTGTTCACCAGGGGGGATGAGCTGGGTGTGGTGCCCATGGAGCAGAGGATCCAAGCAGGGATTGGTGCCTTCCAGAAACTTCTACAGAGGTGCAAAAACAG GTACCACATCCTGGACAACGGGAGCCGTGGGGACGGAGTCCAGGTGAAGGAGCTGATGAGGAAGATGGAGCAGCTGGTGGAAGACAACGCCGGTGGCCATTTTGGTGCCGACCTAGGGCTTGTGGGTCTGGAGGcggacgggaggaggagagcgagggagaggaggaagaagcagAGGCAGATGGAGGGACAGACCCAGAGGGCCGCCATCAGAGCTGCTCTCATGA gcgaTGGCTCCCAGCCCCCAGAGTGGGACTCGGTTCAGTCGTTCTCCAAGGGCTCCCGCCGCCTCCCCGAGCTCCGCGTGGTCCTgctgggcgagagagagacgggcaAGAGCTCCACGGGGAACACCATCCTGGGTGGGGCCGCCGGCGTCTTCCAGGCCGGCCGGGCCACCGAGGAGTGCGCCCGCGGCCAGGCGGAGGTGGCCCAGAGGCTAGTGACCGTGGTGGACGCTCCGGGCTGGGAGGGCGGCGTAGCCGGACCCACCCCGGagagggtgaagagggagatggtggggagcctgtccctctgccctccagggccccatgccctcctcctcaccctgaggGTGGACACCCTGGTCAGCGCCGCCCCGATCAGGGCGCACCTGGagctgctgggggagggagtgtggagacACACCATGCTGCTGTTCACCCACGGGGACcagctgagggagggggtgggcatCCAGCAGCACATTCAGGGAGGGGGCCGGGACCTGCAGTGGCTGGTGGAGAAGTGTGGGGGGAGGTACCACGTCATCAGCAACgcgggtggggggtgtgggggcgcGGACGGGG ACGTCGCCCAGGTGACAGGGCTCCTGGAGAAGATCGAGAAGATGGCGGCGGCGAACCGCTGCGAGGCCTTCTCCACTCTGGTCCACGAGGTGAGCGACCTGAGCCGCCAGAGGAACGAGAAGCTCCACCAGCGTCTGAAGGAGATGGGAGACAAGATCGCCCGGCAGGAAACGGAGCTgaagagagtgcgagagagggaggtgaagagcagCTTGTTCTTCCGGAAAAAGAAAGCGACCAAATCGCCCGGGAAGCCGGACCccgacagagaggaggaggaagaggaggagcgaagGACAGACGGGAGGCCGAGCGACCCGGCcgaactggaggagaggacccGGTGGCTGACGGAGGACCGGGAGAGGGAGATCCAGGACTTGaccgaggagagagacaggatggccACTGCCCTTCACCAGATGGGCAGGGAGAGGACGGAGGGGGGCGTCCGACtgcgggaggcagagggagagcgggacGAGCTGAGGGACAGGGTCGACGAGCAGCAGCTGAAGCTGATCGATCTGGAACGTCGGGGcttggagagagagcgggagaaggCGGAGAGGGAAGCGGACATGACGGCCAGGCTGGACgagtggaggggggaaagggaagCCTTTCGACAAAGGCTGGAGACGGAAGAGACGGAGAAGCAGGGATTGAGGGAAATGGTTGAAGGACTCAAGGTCAAGATGGAGGAGTCTGAGCTGAGGTGCGAAGAGAGAATATCACGtcgggaggaagagatggaaagaaagttgatggaaaaagagagagagatggaacagCTTAAACTGCGacaagagaaggagatagaTGGGCAACGGCATGAACAGCAGAAAGAGATCGAGCGCACGAGAGAACAGTACGAGAACGAGGCGGAAAGAAAAGTgaaagaacaagagaaagagatgaaaagCAAGTTAGacgaaaaggagaaagagaccgAAAGGAAAGTGCAGGAGAACGAGGCCAAGATGCAGACCATTAAACaaagacacgagagagagattCAAGAAAAACATCTAGAAATTGAAAACATGAAAATACACCATGAAACAGAGATGCGAAAACGATTGCAAAAAGAACAGACAAGGGTTGAAGAAACCAAACAACATTACGAAACAGAAatggatagaaaagagaaacaggTGCAAGACATGAAAAAATCGcatgagaaagagaagaggaaagctctagaagaaaaggagaaagagtttGAAGGGCTGCAAAAATCCTATGTCGAAGAGATAGACCGAAAAGTCCGGGAAAAAGACAAAGAGTTGGAAGACAAATTgcgtgaaagggagagagaatcaAACAGAACagttgaggagagagaagatcaGGTGCAAGCCacgaaaagagagatggaaagcaaACTGCGTCAAAAAGAGGCAGAGATGGATGAAGAACGGcacaagaaagagaaagagataagagATGCGAAACAGCGGCACGAGAAGGAGATGACTGAAGCacggaaagaaaaagaaaacgaaCTGGACATGATCAAACATCGTTATGAAAAAGAGATGGGGGGAAGACTGCGAGAGAAAGACgaagagatggaaggagtgAAACTCaaacgagagaaagaaaggatgggATGGCTGGATGAGAAAGAAAATGAGATGGAGGCAGTGAAACAACATtatgaaaaggagagggagagaagcttacaggaaaaggaggaagagttgGAGAGCATGAAACGGCTGACTGACACGAAGGAGTCcgaatggagggatgaaaaaagacagttggaggagagaggggagaaagaaatcCGAAGATTGCGCGAGGTTGTGCAGAAGACAACTGAAGAAATTGCGTGCAGTCAGGACTTAGTCACATCAAAAGAACTCGAGCTGAAGGAGATCAGGGAGAGATGTGCAAACCACATTCAGGAAATCGAACGGCTCAAAGAAAACAACGAGAAGCTGACCTCTGAAATCGTCGAGACACGGACGGAGAGCTtggacaaagaaaagaaaagagacgTCGAAACACGGAAAGAACTCCAAGACAAAGACGAGCAGCTGGATGCCTGGAAACGGACGGacgcggagagagagaaagagatcgcCCTGCTTCAGCAAACCATCAAACAGACCAAGGCCGACCTGGAGAACCTGACCGCCAAGATGGAGGAGCAGACGACCAGCATGATCCAGGGTTACGAGAGGGAGCtcggaaggagagaagaagagacgaAGGCCGTCgccgaggagaaagagagagccgtCGGCCAGCTTCGGCTAATGGAGGAAGAGTGCAAAGGTCACGTGTCGGAAATCGCTGAGTGCTACGCGAGCAgtcagaggagggtggaggacctGGAGAACGCCAACGCCAAGATGAGGGACGAGCTGGGCGCCCTCAGGCAGGCGGCGGGGGAACACGAGAGGAGCTGGGAGGCGCGGTGGGCGGAGAAGGAGAGCCGGGAGTTCGAGATCGGGGAGCTGATCCGCGGGCACGAGGAGCAGGTGCAGGGCAAAGCGGAGGAGATCCAGAGGCTCATGCAGGTGCTGGACGCCGAGGTCGCCACGTTGAAACTGACCAATCAGGCCCagctgggagaggtggagagactgagggagggggagagggagacagagaaagagttgAACGAGATGAGGCGGCGTTGTGATGGcggagagagtggtgagggagaggagggagggttctTGGGGAAGGAGACAGGGGCCGAAGACGGCAAACGAGAGCCGGACCTGACCAGAGGAGCGTTGACCAGGAGAGGTTGTGAACTCCGGTCGAAAGAGGAAGAGCTGGTCAAACGAGAGGCGGAGTTAGAAAGGAGAGAACGAGAACTGGAGCTGCAGGAAGAACATCGGGaaacgagagagcgagagcgggaGAAAACAGAGCGAGAGTTGAGAGAAAGGGAACACGGTTcgaaaaacagagaaagagaagagctcGCGAATGGGAAGGAGGAGTTCGGGAATCAACGCACGGACGACAGACGGCGGGATGTGGAGGGAATGCAGGAGAACTTAGGACACCAACGGGAAGAGCtaggaaacagggagagagaggtagaggaaaaggaggaagagctgAGGAAATGGCAGGAGGATCTAGAAAGACGAGAGACTGAgctggagggaagagggaagagagaactgGAGAACGGAAACGAGGGAGTGCAAAACAAGAGGTCAGAAGTGAACTCTTCTGAGAAAGGTCTAGCTAAAGGAGCCTCCCGGTCGATGACCGGAGATGAGCCAAAATGCACCAATGAAAACCATGACAGCACAGATGGGTACGACCTCCCAGAAGGGTGTGGTGTCACTTCAAGCTCCACAGAAGGCGGTCATGTGACGTACCAGGAAGTAGGGGTGTTGGAGGTGAGAGGACGCCGAGGGGAGTCCGAGAGAGACGGAAACACTGCAGACAGGGAAGACAAGTCTACGATAACAGAATCATCATCAGCTCTGGTCAGCTGTGAGCTTGACAGgacaaaggaggaagaggaggagagacagaatagTCTTGACAGGaagatgaaagagaaagagatgaaggaggatgagttatggagggagggtgacagagagagggagagagcgaacaGAGGGGTGGAGATAGGGGAAGAACAAAGGAAAGAAGAACGAGAGGTTATCAGGAACTCATCTTCAAGGCGAGACCAGAGGGAAACAAACATTGACTACATCCCCGGTTCAGAGTTGAGACTGGTGCTGTTAGGGGAGTCCTGGTCCTCTCGTTACCTGGCCGGATGCACCATTCTGGGCAGAGACGCCTCAGGCCCAGAGGGGTCCACCTCCAGGCCGTGGCGAGGTCAGGTAGCCGGAcggcagatcagagtggtggAACCACAAGGACTGAGGTGGCGGAATGGGCCTGACGTCACCGGTGTGAAACCGAACCAGAACATTCTACATTGTTTGTCACAGTCCCACCCTGGACCTCAcgctctcctcctggtcataCCAGCCTACCTCAGCTTCACACGCATGTACAGGAGCGCCGTGGAACAGCACGTGGGCTTGCTGGGGGAAGATATTTGGCGACGCACCATAGTCCTGTTCACCTGGGGGGAAGCTTTAGGTGAGAGCGCGGCGCAGCATATCATGAGGAGCGGGGATTTAACTTGGCTTGTGGAGAAATGTGAGGGCAGGTATCATGTACTGAACAGCAAGAGACAAGTGTCCCAAACAGAAGAACTGATGGAGAGGATCGAGGAGATGGTTTTGGGGATAGGGAAGTCTAAGGTGGGGTTGAATGGGGTTGATAAAATATTACTTTAG